In Candidatus Wallbacteria bacterium, the sequence CCCATAGCTTACGATTGCAAAAAGCAGGAAGTAGCAGAACGTCCACCTGCACCATGCTTTCCAGGTGCCGTAAAATTCACCGAGTTCCTTCTCTGCCTGCCTGCGTTCCAAGACCAGCACGAAACAAATCATGGCAAGGACAAGAAAAAAATCCCAGTTCCCGAAATTATAGCGGTTGAAGCCGAGCAGGACTCTCCTGGCATCGTCAGGCAGCAGAAACATGGTCCTGATGATATGGAAGGCATCACCCGGGCTGCCGGTCCTGAAAAAGATCAGGGAAAAAGTCCAGTAACAGAAGGTCAGGGTTTTCGACAGGAGGGAATAAATCCTTGCGCCGATCAGTTTGGATATCTTCCTTCCTTTCTTCCGGAACAGCATTTCAAACGAAAGGGCCAGTCCCTGCAGCAGGCCGAAAATCAGGAAATTCCAGCCTCCTCCATGCCAGATCCCGCAGAGTGCGAATGTGATCAGCAGGGCAAGGGAAATCCCTGGAGTTCCTAAACCACGCAACCTGACAGCGAGAGGGGTATAGAGATAATCGAAAAACCAGGAGGAGAGCGTGACATGCCAGCGCCGCCAGAATTCGGAGATTGAAGCCGAGAAATAGGGGAGCCTGAAATTCACTGCCAGGCTGATGCCCAGCACTCTGGCGGCACCACGGGCCATATCCGTATAGCCGGACAGGTCGCAGTAAAGCTGGAAGGCATATAAAATCGCAGCCAGGATGAAGACAGGAC encodes:
- a CDS encoding MBOAT family protein, whose protein sequence is MAFNSFQFLLFFPAAVILNYLLPARHRWKLLLSASYFFYMCWNPIYALLLLASTISVYNAALAIEPPSPEIRRKAALFSCLTVNLGILSLFKYDIFSDLDSWLWWTLDGIPVPEHALSLIMPVGLSFYTFQALGYLLDVYRGKIRAERHFGIFALFVSFFPQLLSGPIGRAQALIPQLVSSPDFSCKNACHGILLMSWGLFKKVVVADRISLFVSYYFDTPETFSGPVFILAAILYAFQLYCDLSGYTDMARGAARVLGISLAVNFRLPYFSASISEFWRRWHVTLSSWFFDYLYTPLAVRLRGLGTPGISLALLITFALCGIWHGGGWNFLIFGLLQGLALSFEMLFRKKGRKISKLIGARIYSLLSKTLTFCYWTFSLIFFRTGSPGDAFHIIRTMFLLPDDARRVLLGFNRYNFGNWDFFLVLAMICFVLVLERRQAEKELGEFYGTWKAWCRWTFCYFLLFAIVSYGVMDEQLFIYFQF